The DNA sequence GCTTCCTCGCCCCCGAGCAGGTGCGCGGCGCCGCCGTCACGCCCGCCACGGACGTCTTCGCGCTCGGGGCGACCCTCGCGTACGCGTCGATGGCGGACTCGCCCTTCGGGCACGGCAGTTCCGAGGTCATGCTCTACCGGGTCGTCCACGAGGAGGCCCAGCTGCGCGGCGTGCCGGACGCGCTTGCGCCGCTGCTGCGGGCCTGTCTCGCCAAGGACCCGGAGGAACGTCCCAGCACGCTCCAACTGTCGCTGCGGCTCAAGGAGATCGCGGCCCGCGAGGCGCAGGGGCTCAGCGACGTGCGGCCGCCCGCACCCCGCCAGGAGCAGCACGAGCGCCCGACGGGTCGTCTCGCCGAGGAGTACGCGGAGCAGCGCACCCAGCGCCGCGCGGCGCCGGGCACTCCCCCGCCGCGCACCGGTGGGCCCCGGACCAACGGCTCCCGCGACGGCGGTCCGCGTACGGGCGGCTCCAAGACCGGCGGTGCGCGTACGGGCGGCTCGCGGCCGTCCGCGCCGCGCGGCACCCGGGGCTCCAGCGGCAGGACCGGCCCGCGCAGCGGCACCGGGCGGCAGGGGCCGCGCACCACCGGCACCCGGCTGCGGCCCGCCAACCCCCGGCTGCTGCGGCAGCGGCTCTTCGTGTTCGTGGTCGTGACGCTGCTCGTGGCCCTGGGGATCGCGGCCGCGCAGGGCTGCCAGGGGCCCGCGCGCGGGCTCGGCGACGTCCGGCAGGAGCAGGGCGTCAGCGATGTGCGCCCGGGGCACGACAGCGGTTCGTGACCGTCGGCGCCCGCGGCGGCCGCTGACGGGTCAGGACGCGGGGCGGCCCGTCGCCACGGCGTAGAAGGCCACGGCCGCCGCCGCGCCCACGTTCAGCGAGTCGACGCCGTGCGCCATCGGGATGCGCACCCATTCGTCGGCGGCGACCAGGGCCTGCCGGGACAGTCCCTCGCCCTCCGCGCCGAGCATCAGGGCGACGCGCTCCATGCGGTGGGGGGCGGCCTCGTCGAGGGTCCTGGCCTTCTCGTCGGGGGTCAGGGCGAGCAGGTTGTAGCCCGCGTCGCGCACCCCTTCCAGGCCCTTGGGCCAGGAGTCCAGACGGGCGTACGGCACGGAGAAGACCGCGCCCATGGAGACCTTCACGGAGCGGCGGTAGAGGGGGTCGGCGCAGTCCGGGGAGAGCAGGACGGCGTCCATGCCGAGGGCCGCGGCCGACCGAAAGATCGCGCCGATGTTCGTGTGGTCGTTGACGGCTTCCATGACCACCACGCGGCGGTGGGTCCGCAGGAGCTCGTCGGCGGTGGGCAGCGGCTTGCGCTGCATGGAGGCGAGGGCGCCGCGGTGCACGTGGTAGCCGGTGACGCGCTCGGCGAGCTCGGGGCTGACCGCGTAGACCGGGGCGGGCACCTCGTCGATGACGTCGCGCATGACGTCGACCCACTTGGCGGAGAGCAGCATCGAGCGCATCTCGTAGCCGGCGAGCTTGGCGCGCCGGATGACCTTCTCGCCCTCGGCGATGAACAGGCCCTCGGCGGGCTCGCGCTTGCGGCGCAGCTCGACGTCGGTCAGGCCGGTGTAGTCGCGCAGGCGCGGGTCGTCCGGGTCCTCGATGGTTTCGATGCTGCTGAGATCGGCCACAGGGTGATACTGCCTTGTCCGGGGAGAGGTGCCAACGGCTGCGAGAGGGTTCCGTTACCGATGGTTACGGTTACGGGTTCCGGGGCTCGTGGGGGGTGTCGGTGCCCGCCGCACCGGGGGCGCGCACGGCCACCACATCGCCCA is a window from the Streptomyces spectabilis genome containing:
- a CDS encoding serine/threonine-protein kinase translates to MNMAMMRLRREDPRVVGSFRLHRRLGAGGMGVVYLGSDRRGQRVALKVIRPDLAEDQEFRSRFAREVSAARRIRGGCTARLVAADLEADRPWFATQYVPGPSLHDKVAAEGPLSAAEVAVVGAALSEGLVAVHEAGVVHRDLKPSNILLSPKGPRIIDFGIAWATGASTLTHVGTAVGSPGFLAPEQVRGAAVTPATDVFALGATLAYASMADSPFGHGSSEVMLYRVVHEEAQLRGVPDALAPLLRACLAKDPEERPSTLQLSLRLKEIAAREAQGLSDVRPPAPRQEQHERPTGRLAEEYAEQRTQRRAAPGTPPPRTGGPRTNGSRDGGPRTGGSKTGGARTGGSRPSAPRGTRGSSGRTGPRSGTGRQGPRTTGTRLRPANPRLLRQRLFVFVVVTLLVALGIAAAQGCQGPARGLGDVRQEQGVSDVRPGHDSGS
- a CDS encoding TrmH family RNA methyltransferase, which produces MADLSSIETIEDPDDPRLRDYTGLTDVELRRKREPAEGLFIAEGEKVIRRAKLAGYEMRSMLLSAKWVDVMRDVIDEVPAPVYAVSPELAERVTGYHVHRGALASMQRKPLPTADELLRTHRRVVVMEAVNDHTNIGAIFRSAAALGMDAVLLSPDCADPLYRRSVKVSMGAVFSVPYARLDSWPKGLEGVRDAGYNLLALTPDEKARTLDEAAPHRMERVALMLGAEGEGLSRQALVAADEWVRIPMAHGVDSLNVGAAAAVAFYAVATGRPAS